Proteins from a genomic interval of Rhizobium rhododendri:
- a CDS encoding LysR family transcriptional regulator: MIDWDDVRYFLAAARGGSVRAAAKRLGVNHATVLRRVAQLEERLGAQMFEKLPSGYRLTAAGEEVLEFADQMQASSHQLETRVFGRDQSVRGLLRVTLTPILATHLLMPDFAEFVRLHPDIEMEILSSGELANLTNREADVAIRVVYDRQTLPLNLHGLKGPELFGGVYISRDRLAAYREGAPDPIRWIVISMHGIPEWASTGQVRTTGVPLRVTDAAAEIAAVRQGLGITTLPCFVGDADPLLVRVPGTDLHMYGTVWNLTQGETRKTKRVRLFTEFITHRLAAYTPLLAGLSISRE, encoded by the coding sequence ATGATCGACTGGGATGACGTTCGTTACTTTCTTGCCGCAGCGCGTGGCGGCTCGGTGCGGGCTGCGGCCAAGCGCTTGGGGGTAAATCACGCGACCGTGCTCAGACGCGTCGCTCAGCTTGAGGAACGGCTCGGGGCACAGATGTTCGAGAAGCTGCCCTCGGGCTACCGCCTGACGGCAGCAGGCGAGGAGGTCCTTGAGTTCGCGGACCAGATGCAAGCGTCGTCGCACCAGCTGGAGACGCGCGTCTTCGGGCGCGACCAGAGCGTGCGCGGTCTTCTGCGCGTTACATTGACGCCGATCCTCGCGACACACTTGCTCATGCCGGACTTCGCCGAATTCGTGCGTCTGCATCCTGATATCGAGATGGAAATTCTATCGTCCGGCGAGCTGGCAAACCTGACCAACCGAGAAGCCGACGTCGCGATCCGCGTCGTTTACGATCGCCAAACACTTCCACTCAATCTTCATGGCTTGAAGGGACCGGAGCTGTTCGGCGGTGTCTACATATCCCGCGATCGGCTGGCCGCCTACCGTGAGGGCGCGCCTGATCCCATCCGATGGATCGTGATAAGCATGCATGGAATTCCGGAGTGGGCCAGCACGGGTCAGGTTCGTACCACGGGGGTCCCCTTAAGAGTCACGGACGCCGCGGCGGAGATCGCGGCGGTGCGGCAAGGGCTCGGGATCACGACATTGCCGTGCTTCGTCGGAGATGCCGATCCCCTGCTGGTGAGGGTGCCGGGCACTGACCTGCACATGTACGGAACGGTCTGGAATCTCACGCAAGGTGAGACACGCAAGACGAAGCGCGTGCGGCTCTTTACGGAGTTCATAACCCACCGGCTCGCCGCCTACACTCCACTTCTTGCGGGGCTGTCCATATCGCGCGAATGA
- a CDS encoding NADPH-dependent F420 reductase: MSYAIIGFGNIGQALAKAFARKGIDVTVATTRDPESFAVDAAAIGPEVIGKTLADAVKADFIFLAVGFEAHSDVAKALPTWQGKTIIDVTNAYGVPPEALGGLPSSKFVGRAFNGARLVKGFNHLGAATLAQDPAAHGGRRVVFLASDDDAAAAEVDTLAENLGFAAVKLGGLSEGGLLVQARGNSWGHLIFKDLVKFD, translated from the coding sequence ATGAGCTATGCAATCATCGGATTCGGGAATATCGGCCAGGCTCTGGCCAAGGCGTTCGCGCGCAAGGGCATCGACGTGACCGTTGCAACCACGCGTGACCCGGAAAGTTTTGCAGTCGACGCAGCGGCGATCGGGCCCGAGGTCATCGGCAAGACGCTGGCGGACGCCGTCAAGGCGGACTTCATCTTCCTGGCTGTCGGTTTCGAGGCGCACTCGGACGTCGCAAAAGCACTTCCGACCTGGCAGGGGAAAACAATCATCGATGTGACCAATGCCTACGGCGTTCCTCCCGAGGCGCTGGGAGGACTGCCATCTTCGAAGTTCGTCGGGCGAGCCTTTAATGGCGCAAGGCTGGTCAAGGGGTTCAACCACCTGGGCGCTGCCACCCTTGCCCAAGATCCAGCCGCACATGGCGGCAGACGAGTCGTGTTCCTGGCAAGCGATGACGATGCTGCCGCCGCGGAAGTTGATACGCTCGCGGAAAATCTCGGTTTCGCAGCCGTCAAGCTTGGCGGACTGTCGGAAGGCGGGCTTCTCGTGCAAGCGCGCGGAAACAGCTGGGGTCATCTGATCTTCAAGGATCTGGTCAAGTTCGACTGA
- a CDS encoding SDR family NAD(P)-dependent oxidoreductase has protein sequence MKKVLDGKIAVITGGSSGIGLATAKRFVEEGAQVVIVGRREKALQEAAALIGKNVTTVMGDVSRLDDLDRLYDVVKEKHGHIDILFANAGAGTVAPLAAATEAHFDQTFDVNVKGLFFTVQKALPLFKDGGSIILNSSVSNVMGLPAFSAYAASKAAVRSFSRSWTQELKDRNIRVNTMSPGAIETPALATTTGLTAEQAEAAVAQFASQIPMGRRGKPEEIAAALTFLASDQSSYITGIDLAVDGGWAQV, from the coding sequence ATGAAAAAAGTACTCGACGGCAAAATCGCAGTCATCACCGGCGGAAGCAGCGGGATTGGCTTGGCCACAGCGAAGCGCTTCGTGGAAGAAGGTGCGCAGGTCGTGATCGTGGGGCGACGCGAGAAAGCCTTGCAAGAGGCTGCGGCCCTAATCGGGAAAAACGTGACGACAGTCATGGGCGACGTCTCGCGCCTAGACGATCTTGACCGGCTCTATGACGTCGTGAAGGAGAAACATGGTCACATCGACATTCTCTTCGCAAACGCCGGCGCAGGGACAGTCGCGCCGCTCGCGGCAGCGACTGAGGCCCATTTCGACCAGACCTTTGATGTGAATGTGAAGGGCCTGTTCTTTACGGTGCAGAAGGCCCTTCCCCTCTTCAAGGACGGCGGTTCGATTATCCTGAACTCGTCGGTCTCGAATGTGATGGGCCTGCCAGCGTTCAGCGCCTATGCAGCTAGCAAGGCGGCTGTTCGCAGCTTCTCGCGGTCTTGGACCCAGGAGCTGAAGGATCGCAATATCCGCGTTAATACGATGAGCCCCGGCGCGATCGAGACCCCCGCCCTAGCGACAACGACCGGCCTTACCGCCGAGCAAGCCGAGGCGGCAGTCGCCCAGTTCGCGTCACAGATCCCCATGGGTCGCAGGGGCAAGCCAGAGGAAATCGCGGCGGCCCTCACGTTCCTCGCCTCCGATCAAAGCTCGTACATTACCGGCATCGATCTCGCCGTCGATGGTGGTTGGGCGCAGGTTTGA
- a CDS encoding MFS transporter has protein sequence MTDTTFQLEGAVKDSDTAPPAAWSSATWFAVLSMAAASFALVSAEFMPAGMLTPMARDLGVTEGMAGQVVTATASVGAVTAILSNVLIGRLNRKTVLVGLSALAVGSNILAANASEFWLLLLGRAGLGIALSAFWALSVAVVARLVGANATGRGMAIVTLGVSLATIAAPSMGALISDWLGWRAAMAVTAGLAALAMLLQWLSLPTLPASTRNSLADVFRLTRRRGIQIGMLAILLLMTGHFAGSVYVRPFLEQITHLTTGPIALALLGFGIAAVIGNIAGGRMADANIRIALAVTAGLMAFAALALVLWGVHIGVAFGFAALWGLAFGMAPVVLPTNLSRAAPDALEAAGSLMVTSFQVAITIGAVVGGYIVDTYGATGPLTLTAILAACTVVLALLQPRS, from the coding sequence ATGACGGACACAACATTCCAGCTTGAAGGCGCAGTAAAAGACTCCGATACCGCTCCGCCAGCCGCGTGGAGCTCGGCCACCTGGTTCGCGGTCCTTTCGATGGCGGCCGCCAGCTTTGCTCTGGTGTCGGCGGAGTTCATGCCAGCAGGCATGCTAACACCAATGGCGCGCGATCTTGGTGTCACCGAGGGAATGGCCGGACAGGTCGTTACTGCCACCGCCTCCGTCGGAGCCGTGACGGCTATATTGAGCAATGTTCTGATTGGCCGATTGAACCGCAAGACGGTGCTGGTTGGTCTGAGTGCCTTGGCGGTCGGCTCCAACATTCTTGCGGCGAATGCCTCCGAATTTTGGCTATTGTTGTTAGGTCGAGCCGGGCTGGGCATTGCGCTGAGCGCTTTCTGGGCGCTTTCAGTTGCGGTCGTAGCAAGACTTGTTGGCGCCAATGCAACAGGCCGGGGCATGGCGATCGTCACGCTTGGCGTCTCGCTAGCCACCATCGCCGCACCATCCATGGGTGCATTGATCAGCGACTGGTTGGGTTGGCGCGCCGCCATGGCCGTGACAGCGGGGCTGGCCGCACTTGCCATGTTGCTGCAGTGGCTCAGTCTCCCGACCCTTCCTGCAAGCACACGCAACAGCCTTGCCGACGTTTTCCGGCTTACACGGCGGCGTGGCATTCAGATCGGCATGCTTGCTATCCTCTTGCTCATGACGGGGCACTTCGCTGGCTCGGTCTATGTGCGCCCCTTCCTCGAACAGATTACGCATCTAACAACCGGTCCGATTGCGCTGGCGCTGCTCGGATTTGGCATTGCCGCTGTGATCGGTAACATCGCCGGTGGTCGCATGGCCGACGCCAATATCCGCATTGCCCTCGCAGTCACCGCCGGCTTAATGGCGTTTGCGGCGCTTGCTTTGGTACTTTGGGGCGTGCACATCGGCGTTGCGTTCGGCTTCGCGGCGCTGTGGGGCCTCGCCTTCGGCATGGCGCCGGTGGTGCTGCCAACCAATCTGTCCCGCGCCGCACCCGACGCGCTGGAGGCCGCGGGCAGCCTGATGGTGACCTCATTCCAGGTGGCAATCACGATTGGCGCGGTCGTTGGAGGCTACATCGTAGACACCTATGGTGCTACGGGACCCCTAACGCTTACCGCAATCCTGGCCGCATGCACGGTCGTGCTGGCCCTGCTGCAGCCCAGGAGCTGA
- a CDS encoding AraC family transcriptional regulator produces the protein MLDRPSQPSSPYIPVDALSEVLQDFRLSGVSYSRCELRHPWSIAFPQQQLLRFHFVSQGPCWIHTAAQGWQELRDGDLVLLPQGIAHRLASAPDVVDDALNGCQVTKVGSNVCEVVREGTGATSTLFCGSMALGVCALDPLINLMPPIIKGCDVAGNDPIVGPLLAAMTEEATHPQMGSATILSRMADLLTARLIRCWVNCTGASTVGWLAAIRDPNIGRALAAMHRDPGHNWTLEKLASVAGQSRSIFAERFSAVLGEGAAHYLARLRMQLARELLGQNGMSVADVATRLGYESEASFARAFKRITNVSPGVVRRTISGRTDMDFGF, from the coding sequence ATGCTTGACCGTCCGTCCCAACCGTCTTCGCCATATATTCCAGTGGATGCGCTAAGCGAAGTCCTGCAAGACTTCCGATTGAGTGGCGTTAGCTATAGCCGCTGTGAGCTCCGGCACCCATGGAGCATCGCCTTTCCACAACAACAACTGCTTCGTTTTCACTTTGTCAGCCAAGGTCCTTGCTGGATCCATACGGCAGCCCAAGGCTGGCAAGAATTGCGCGATGGCGATCTGGTACTGCTACCGCAGGGCATCGCCCACCGACTTGCCAGTGCGCCAGATGTTGTCGATGACGCTCTCAACGGATGTCAGGTGACCAAGGTGGGGAGCAACGTTTGCGAAGTGGTGCGAGAAGGCACAGGCGCAACAAGCACCCTTTTCTGTGGCTCGATGGCCTTGGGCGTTTGTGCTCTCGATCCCCTGATCAATTTGATGCCGCCCATTATCAAGGGCTGTGACGTGGCAGGCAATGACCCGATCGTTGGCCCCCTACTGGCAGCGATGACAGAAGAGGCAACACATCCACAGATGGGCAGCGCCACTATCTTGTCACGAATGGCGGACCTCCTCACAGCGCGGCTGATCCGCTGCTGGGTCAATTGTACCGGCGCCTCGACCGTCGGTTGGCTCGCCGCCATCCGCGACCCCAATATCGGCCGCGCTTTGGCAGCCATGCACCGAGACCCCGGCCATAACTGGACCCTGGAAAAGCTCGCTAGTGTTGCAGGTCAATCGCGTTCGATTTTCGCGGAGCGCTTCAGCGCTGTTTTAGGCGAAGGCGCGGCACACTATCTCGCCCGTCTGCGTATGCAGCTTGCCCGGGAGTTGTTGGGCCAAAACGGCATGTCGGTTGCCGACGTCGCCACGCGGTTGGGTTACGAGTCTGAGGCGTCCTTCGCGCGCGCATTCAAGCGTATCACCAACGTCTCGCCGGGCGTTGTGCGTCGCACAATTTCCGGACGAACAGACATGGATTTCGGATTTTAA
- a CDS encoding nuclear transport factor 2 family protein, translated as MSIEKNIQTVKDFFAAIGRGDGEALLALVTEDFEWIIPGEEWPLAGTYRGHAGLAALLETASKSMETSTEPREFVAQRDRVLVVGFANGKVKATNKPFEDDWIFAMTVRDGRLTNIREYVDTQALALAAQMDAGVRV; from the coding sequence ATGAGTATTGAGAAGAACATCCAGACCGTGAAGGACTTCTTCGCCGCGATCGGCCGGGGCGACGGAGAGGCTCTGCTGGCGCTGGTCACTGAGGACTTCGAGTGGATCATCCCGGGCGAGGAATGGCCGCTGGCCGGAACCTACCGCGGGCACGCGGGGCTCGCGGCTTTGCTGGAGACGGCATCCAAGTCGATGGAAACTTCCACGGAACCTCGCGAGTTCGTGGCGCAACGAGACCGGGTTCTCGTCGTCGGCTTCGCCAACGGGAAGGTCAAAGCCACGAACAAGCCGTTCGAGGATGACTGGATCTTCGCCATGACGGTCCGGGACGGAAGACTGACCAACATCCGGGAATATGTCGACACGCAAGCGCTGGCGCTGGCCGCGCAGATGGACGCAGGCGTCCGGGTGTAG
- a CDS encoding MFS transporter: MTVSSPPHPRITLAAAALGFVVVLLDVSVVNVALDALRTSFSTDVAGLQWVVNAYTLFFAALLLMAGALGDRFGARAIFIAGFVLFTLASLGCGLAPTLPTLVAARLAQGVSAALLVPNSLSLLAQAFPGKEQRNRAVGWWGAAGGIALAAGPVVGGFLVTHFGWRSVFLINIPVGLAGLALILRYSAPSPKNEGRSLDLPGQAAAVIALASLATALTDAAHPRVLVALGVAVLSAISFILIEARSRAPMLPLAFFSSSAFSIVSITGVIVNFAYYGLIFVFSLFFQLEQHFLPQETGIAFLPMTIVPMLMNIIAGRLITRLGVRRLMVFALLLAAGGYLLLLPVSVTGSKWQLVVPMLMAASGIALMVPTMTNVTLSSVDPSRAGIASGVLNTARQVGGMLGVATCGYFVRDTAPAAFMQGMHLSLIVAVVLLFLGAALSFFCLNREH; this comes from the coding sequence ATGACTGTTTCTTCCCCCCCACACCCACGCATCACGCTTGCTGCCGCCGCGCTTGGCTTTGTGGTCGTTCTTCTCGACGTCAGTGTCGTTAACGTCGCACTCGATGCCTTGCGTACTAGCTTTTCCACCGATGTCGCCGGCCTCCAATGGGTGGTCAATGCCTACACGCTCTTCTTCGCCGCCCTGCTGCTCATGGCCGGAGCCCTAGGCGACCGCTTTGGCGCGCGCGCCATCTTCATCGCCGGCTTCGTTCTCTTCACGCTCGCTTCGCTTGGCTGCGGGCTGGCGCCGACGCTGCCGACGCTGGTCGCGGCGCGTCTCGCGCAAGGCGTGAGCGCGGCACTGCTGGTTCCGAACTCGCTGTCGCTGCTTGCCCAAGCGTTCCCCGGCAAGGAACAGCGGAACCGCGCCGTTGGCTGGTGGGGAGCGGCGGGCGGCATCGCACTGGCGGCCGGCCCGGTGGTCGGCGGTTTTCTGGTCACGCATTTCGGCTGGCGGAGCGTTTTCCTGATCAACATTCCGGTCGGGCTGGCTGGCCTGGCACTGATCCTGCGCTATTCCGCGCCAAGTCCCAAAAACGAGGGTCGGTCGCTCGATCTGCCTGGACAGGCAGCCGCCGTGATAGCGCTTGCATCGCTGGCAACGGCGCTGACGGACGCGGCGCATCCGCGGGTTCTCGTTGCCCTTGGCGTAGCGGTCCTTTCCGCAATCAGCTTCATCCTCATTGAGGCGCGAAGCCGTGCACCGATGCTGCCGCTGGCGTTCTTTTCCAGTTCCGCCTTCTCGATCGTCTCGATCACCGGCGTCATCGTCAACTTCGCCTATTACGGCCTGATCTTCGTCTTCAGCCTGTTCTTCCAACTGGAGCAGCATTTTTTGCCGCAAGAAACCGGCATCGCCTTCCTGCCGATGACCATTGTCCCCATGCTCATGAACATCATCGCAGGCCGATTGATCACACGCCTCGGCGTACGCCGGCTCATGGTGTTCGCCCTCCTGCTGGCAGCGGGTGGATATCTTCTGCTTCTTCCGGTCAGTGTCACCGGCTCCAAGTGGCAGTTGGTCGTGCCGATGCTGATGGCGGCAAGCGGCATCGCGCTGATGGTGCCGACTATGACGAATGTCACTCTTTCCTCAGTCGATCCGTCACGGGCGGGCATCGCGTCAGGCGTTCTCAACACGGCGCGACAGGTAGGCGGCATGCTCGGCGTCGCTACGTGCGGTTATTTCGTACGCGACACAGCGCCCGCCGCGTTCATGCAAGGCATGCATCTCTCGCTCATCGTCGCTGTGGTACTGCTGTTTCTCGGCGCTGCGCTCTCGTTCTTCTGTCTCAACCGCGAGCATTGA
- a CDS encoding SDR family NAD(P)-dependent oxidoreductase has protein sequence MTRLNGKTAVITGGATGIGLAAAKRFIEEGAFVFIYGRRQEALEAAVADLGSNSRAVKGSVSDEADLDRLYAAVMAERGRLDIVFANAGAGSPLALGKITAAHIDETFDTNVKGTIFTIQKALPLMGAGGSIILTGSSAGTTGAPGFTAYSASKAAVRNLARTWAEDLKGTGIRVNVLSPGATATELAKEALGEEGQKAYGAMTPLQRMADPAEIAAVAAFLASNDSSFMTASEVAVDGGLAQL, from the coding sequence GTGACCAGATTGAATGGAAAGACCGCCGTGATCACCGGCGGCGCTACGGGTATCGGCCTTGCCGCTGCAAAGCGCTTCATCGAGGAAGGCGCCTTCGTCTTCATTTATGGCCGTCGGCAGGAAGCGCTCGAAGCGGCTGTCGCCGACCTCGGGTCCAATTCCCGCGCGGTGAAGGGCTCGGTCTCGGATGAGGCCGACCTCGACCGACTATACGCTGCAGTGATGGCGGAGCGCGGGAGGCTCGACATCGTTTTCGCCAATGCCGGGGCGGGAAGCCCGCTTGCGCTCGGCAAAATTACCGCCGCACACATTGACGAAACCTTCGACACCAATGTGAAGGGCACGATCTTCACTATCCAGAAGGCGTTGCCGCTGATGGGCGCTGGCGGTTCAATCATCCTGACCGGATCGAGCGCCGGCACGACCGGAGCCCCGGGATTTACCGCCTACAGCGCAAGCAAGGCGGCGGTGCGCAACCTTGCTCGGACCTGGGCGGAGGATCTGAAAGGCACCGGTATTCGGGTCAACGTGCTGTCACCGGGAGCGACGGCGACCGAATTGGCAAAGGAAGCGCTCGGCGAAGAGGGCCAGAAGGCCTACGGCGCGATGACCCCGCTCCAGCGCATGGCCGATCCCGCAGAAATCGCCGCCGTAGCCGCCTTCCTCGCGTCGAACGACAGCAGCTTCATGACCGCCAGCGAAGTCGCCGTCGACGGTGGCCTCGCCCAACTCTGA
- a CDS encoding ABC transporter ATP-binding protein/permease produces MIEAALPDEPKPSVELTPEQAEQARRAYLLKRFWRSARGYWGRDGDRLAWFCSIALLSLIGFNVAFQYGINVWNRKLFDAIEQRNAGQVYSLGALFPPLVIGSVFLVTVQVYGRMLMQRRWRSWLTKSLVARWLTNGRYYQLNLIGGDHQNPEARISEDLRIATEAPVDFTAGVISAFVSASTFIVVLWSIGGALTLPLFGAYVTIPGFLVIAAVVYATITSSSIAFIGRNFVKVSEAKNQIEAEFRYTLTRVRENGESIALLGGEEEERNDLDRTFKNVREQWRQLARQHMRTTLVSQGSMLIAPVVPVLLCAPKFLDGSMSLGQVMQAASAFTIVQGAFGWLVDNYPRLADWNACARRVASLMVSLDGLEQAEQSEDVGRIKRGQTQGDTMLSLNDLSVSLGDGTAVVKETQVEIEPGERVLVSGESGSGKSTLVRAIAGLWPWGGGSVRFRDNMEFFMLPQKPYIPSGTLRRAVAYPKAADNWTADDINSALEKVGLGHLSEKIEEEAPWDHTLSGGEKQRLAFARLLLNKPDIIVLDEATSALDEKTQDKMMQMMIDELPNATVLSVAHRVELEAFHSRKITLEKREGGARLVSDVDLAPFARKRYVISNLLARQGRRRKI; encoded by the coding sequence ATGATAGAAGCCGCATTGCCCGACGAGCCGAAACCGTCGGTGGAACTGACGCCTGAACAAGCCGAACAGGCGCGTCGCGCTTATCTCCTCAAGCGTTTTTGGCGCAGTGCGCGCGGCTATTGGGGCCGTGATGGCGACAGGCTCGCATGGTTTTGCTCGATTGCACTTCTTTCTCTCATTGGCTTCAATGTCGCATTTCAATACGGGATTAACGTTTGGAACCGGAAACTTTTTGATGCGATCGAGCAGCGCAATGCCGGCCAGGTCTATTCCTTGGGCGCCTTGTTCCCTCCACTTGTGATTGGAAGTGTCTTTCTAGTTACCGTCCAAGTCTATGGGCGTATGCTGATGCAGCGCCGCTGGCGTTCCTGGCTGACAAAATCGCTCGTTGCACGGTGGCTCACCAATGGACGATACTACCAGCTCAACCTTATTGGCGGGGATCATCAGAACCCTGAAGCCCGCATTTCGGAAGATTTGCGTATTGCAACCGAAGCGCCGGTGGATTTTACAGCCGGTGTGATTTCGGCCTTTGTCTCAGCATCGACCTTCATCGTCGTTCTTTGGTCGATCGGCGGGGCGTTGACGCTCCCGCTGTTCGGCGCCTACGTCACTATCCCGGGGTTCCTGGTCATTGCCGCAGTCGTTTACGCGACAATTACATCCAGTTCGATCGCGTTTATCGGTCGAAATTTCGTAAAAGTCTCAGAGGCAAAAAACCAGATCGAAGCGGAGTTTCGCTACACTCTGACCCGCGTTCGGGAAAATGGCGAGAGCATTGCCCTTCTCGGTGGCGAGGAGGAAGAGCGCAACGATCTGGACCGCACTTTCAAAAATGTTCGAGAGCAATGGCGACAGCTTGCGCGCCAACACATGCGCACAACCCTTGTCTCGCAAGGGTCGATGTTGATTGCGCCAGTCGTGCCCGTTTTGCTATGCGCGCCGAAGTTTCTGGACGGCAGCATGTCTCTCGGGCAGGTCATGCAGGCGGCGTCAGCATTTACCATCGTCCAAGGTGCTTTCGGCTGGTTGGTCGATAACTACCCACGGCTTGCCGATTGGAATGCCTGCGCCCGTCGAGTGGCCTCATTAATGGTCTCCCTGGACGGACTTGAGCAGGCTGAGCAGAGTGAAGATGTTGGACGGATCAAACGCGGACAGACGCAAGGCGACACGATGCTTAGCCTGAATGATCTTTCGGTATCCCTCGGGGACGGTACCGCTGTGGTGAAGGAAACCCAGGTCGAGATAGAGCCAGGTGAACGCGTTCTCGTGTCTGGAGAGTCCGGCTCCGGCAAGAGTACCCTTGTTCGGGCCATCGCTGGTCTGTGGCCTTGGGGCGGGGGGAGCGTCAGATTCCGCGACAATATGGAATTTTTCATGCTCCCGCAGAAGCCCTATATCCCATCGGGAACCCTTCGTAGGGCTGTTGCCTATCCCAAAGCTGCAGACAACTGGACGGCTGATGACATTAATTCTGCCTTGGAGAAGGTTGGCCTTGGTCACCTGAGTGAGAAGATTGAGGAAGAAGCACCGTGGGATCACACCCTTTCAGGCGGTGAAAAACAGAGGCTGGCGTTCGCCCGTCTTCTCCTGAATAAACCTGATATCATCGTCCTTGATGAGGCAACGTCGGCGTTGGATGAGAAAACGCAGGACAAGATGATGCAGATGATGATCGATGAACTGCCGAATGCTACTGTGCTAAGCGTGGCCCACAGGGTGGAACTAGAGGCGTTCCACAGCCGTAAAATCACTCTGGAAAAACGGGAAGGGGGGGCTCGGCTTGTTAGCGATGTTGATCTGGCTCCGTTTGCCCGCAAAAGGTACGTAATATCAAACCTTCTCGCGCGACAGGGGAGGAGGCGAAAAATTTGA
- a CDS encoding class I SAM-dependent methyltransferase produces MYNQSKQSELIRFARANAGSTVIDVYPGDGDWTRLFSDIVGPEGRVYSFVPAEVAHFRNDPVGLMRTLAKEPGRENVDAVSSDLVEMPKVTQPADVLWLHLFYHDLHTALMQTGGATAADFNRAVYEGLKPGGFYVIVDHSAAVGSGTNDAQSLHRIDPASVREEVEAAGFLLDAKSTMLTNRDDQHSIKVFDPSIKGETDRFAYRFVKP; encoded by the coding sequence ATGTACAATCAATCCAAGCAATCCGAGTTGATCCGTTTCGCACGAGCCAATGCGGGCTCCACCGTGATCGACGTTTACCCAGGCGATGGCGACTGGACCCGTCTCTTCTCCGACATCGTGGGACCCGAAGGGCGGGTTTACAGCTTCGTGCCTGCCGAAGTCGCCCACTTCAGGAACGATCCAGTCGGCCTCATGCGGACCCTCGCAAAGGAGCCGGGCCGAGAGAACGTCGACGCTGTCTCGTCGGATCTTGTGGAGATGCCAAAGGTCACGCAGCCAGCGGATGTCCTGTGGCTGCACCTGTTCTATCACGATCTCCACACCGCGCTGATGCAGACCGGGGGCGCGACAGCGGCCGATTTCAATCGAGCCGTCTACGAAGGGTTGAAGCCTGGTGGGTTCTACGTCATCGTCGATCACTCCGCCGCCGTCGGCTCAGGCACGAACGACGCCCAGTCGCTCCATCGGATTGATCCTGCTTCCGTTCGAGAAGAGGTCGAGGCAGCTGGCTTCCTGCTGGACGCGAAAAGCACAATGCTGACGAACAGGGACGATCAGCACTCGATCAAGGTGTTTGATCCCTCGATCAAGGGCGAGACGGATCGCTTCGCCTATCGGTTTGTTAAGCCGTGA
- a CDS encoding ATP-binding protein, with translation MDVNLQLLWKDVTGNETAETTDAKALAGVNRGSKPAAQLLALGRRQALEPRVVNIGRLVRGMDEMLSRTIGEGVEIETVISGGLWNALIDPMQIENAILNLAINARDATEGFGKLTIEAGNAYIDDAYARMHDDVTTGQYVVLSVTDTGTGMSPEIMAKVFDPFFSTKPEGSGTELGLSMVFGFAKQTGGRRETAARCGTMMTAMGPLADHPL, from the coding sequence GTGGACGTCAACCTGCAGCTCTTGTGGAAGGACGTGACGGGCAACGAAACGGCGGAAACGACGGATGCCAAGGCGCTTGCCGGCGTCAACCGCGGTTCCAAACCCGCAGCCCAGCTGCTTGCGTTGGGTCGTCGCCAGGCGCTTGAGCCAAGAGTCGTGAATATTGGGCGGTTGGTCCGCGGTATGGACGAGATGCTGAGTCGTACGATCGGGGAGGGGGTCGAAATCGAGACCGTCATATCCGGCGGGCTGTGGAACGCGCTCATCGACCCGATGCAGATCGAAAATGCTATCCTCAATCTGGCGATCAACGCGCGCGACGCGACGGAGGGGTTTGGCAAGCTAACCATCGAAGCAGGCAACGCGTATATCGATGACGCCTACGCCCGCATGCATGACGACGTTACAACCGGGCAATATGTCGTGCTTTCGGTAACCGATACCGGAACCGGCATGTCCCCGGAGATCATGGCAAAGGTGTTCGATCCCTTCTTTTCCACCAAGCCTGAAGGGAGTGGGACGGAGCTCGGCCTGTCGATGGTGTTCGGTTTCGCCAAACAGACCGGCGGTCGCCGGGAAACGGCTGCTCGCTGCGGCACGATGATGACCGCAATGGGGCCGTTAGCGGACCATCCGCTATAA